In Buchnera aphidicola (Floraphis choui), the genomic stretch CCTTTCGATTAGTACTGACACGCTAATAGAAGGAGTTCATTTTTTTAAAAATACTCATCCTACTCATTTAGGATATAAAATTGTTGCAGTTAATCTTAGCGACCTTGCAGCTACAGGATCACAACCTAAGTGGATTACATTATCTCTAACTCTTCCAAAAATTAATGTATCTTGGATAAAATATTTTAGTAAAAGCTTGTTTAATACATTAAATACTTACAATATGAAGTTAATTGGAGGTAACACTACTCGTGGTCCATTAAGTATAACAGTTAATATATATGGATTTGTTCCAAAAAATCAAGCACTACTAAGAAAAGGTGCAAAAATAGGAGACCTTATATATGTTACTGGAACCTTAGGAGACAGCGCAGCAGGATTATTTTTGTTAAAAAATAAGAAAAAAAATATTAAAAAAGATTTTAATTATTTGATTAAAAAACATTTACATCCTATTCCTAGAATTATACACGGACAATTACTAAGAAATATTGCTAGTTCTGCTATTGATTTATCAGATGGGCTATTAACTGATTTAAAAAAAATTTTAGAATCAAGTAAATGCGGAGCAAAAATTGAATTAGAAAAGCTACCTATTTCTAAAATACTAAAAACGAACTTTACGCAAAAGCAATGGTTAAATTTTGCTATGAATTCAGGAGAAGATTACGAACTTTGTTTTACTATACCAAAACAAAATGTATCACTTTTAAATAATACTATTAATCATCTCGGAATACCCTATAATTGTATTGGAAAAATTAATCATATTAATAATGGATATAACATAGTTTATAATGGTAAAAAGATACAACATTCATATAAAGGTTATAATCACTTTTGTTAAAAAATTAAAGACTATTAAATTCTATAATATTAATATGTTATACCAATTACAAATATTACAACTTTTATTAACAAAAATCATTATTTTAAGCAATCTATGGAAAATAACAATATAAAAGATATTTTTTACATGGAAGAAGCAATAAAAATAGCAAAAAAAGGAATTTTAACTACTTCTCCAAATCCAAATGTTGGATGTATTATAGTTAAAAACAATATCATTATTGGAACAGGATGGCATAAAAAACCTGGACAACCACATGCAGAAATATACGCTTTAAAAAAAGCAGGCAAACAAGCAAAAGGTTCTACAGCATACATTACTTTAGAACCATGTAGTCATTTTGGAAAAACCTCTCCATGCTGTATTGAATTAACAAATTCTGGTATATCTAGAGTAGTAATATCATCAGTAGATCCCAATCCAAAAGTGTCCGGAAAGGGAATAGATTGGTTAAAAAAAAATGGAATTATAGTAAAGATAGGAGTAATTTCTAACCAATCTAAAAATATAAACAAAGGATTTTTTCAAAGAATGCAAACAGGGATACCTTGGGTTCAATTAAAACTAGCTAGTTCTACTGACGGGCGAACTGCTTTAAAAAATGGATTGAGTAAATGGATTACTTCTTATGAATCTCGTCAAGACGTGCAAAATTATAGGAAAAAATCCGATGCCATAATTAGTAGTAGCAAATCTATTATTGAAGATGACTCATTATTAACTGTAAGAATAACACAAAAAAACAAATTTATAAAATTAAACTCAAATAAACAAAACCAAACAAAACAACCTTTACGCGTTATTGTTGATAATAAAAATCGTATGAACCCGTTACATAGATGTATTAAAGAACCTGGGAAAATACTTCTAATCAGATCAAAGCCTGATAATAATAATTGGCCAGACAACGTCGAACAAATAATATTAAATAATAATGAATCTAAAGTTAATTTAATTCATCTTTTAAAATTATTAGGAAAGCGTGAAATAAATCAAGTTCTAATAGAATCAGGAGCATCGTTATCTGGATCTTTTTTAAAGTTAAATATTGTTAACGAACTAATAATTTATATATCTCCAAAATTATTAGGTCATTATGCAAAACCATTATTTATATTAGAAAATTATAAACAGTTATCTTTAGTTCCTCAATTTAATTTTAAAAAAGTTATTAGAATAGGGCAAGATATAAAATTAATACTGGCAAAAAAATAAAAACTTTTTAAAAATAAAAAGGAAATAATATTTTACTTATGAAACCTTTAGCTAGAAGAAAAGCACGAGAATGCGCTGTTCAAGCATTATATTCATGGCAATTATCTAATAATAATATTAATGACATAGAAAGTCAATTTTACAAAAAAAACAATATACAAGAAATTGACAAAAATTATTTTCACGAACTTATTATAGAAATCACAAATAATCAACAATACTTAGATTCATTAATGACTCCTTATTTATCTAGAACTATTAACGAACTAGGTCAAATCGAAAAAGCTATTCTTAGAATATCATTTTATGAACTCAAAAAAAGACATGATATTCCATATAAAGTAACAATAAACGAAGGAATCGAATTAGCAAAACTATTTGGAGCGGAAGAAAGTCATAAATTTATTAATGGGGTTTTGGATAAAGCTGCTGCTAATATAAGAAATCATATAAATTAAACTATTAAAACAATAATTTATTCATCTAACCATAACAAAATTTTTTCTAAAATACCATTAGCATCTAATTTATATTCACTTCGAATTTCATCTTGCCCCCCTTGAGGAATGAATATATCTGGAATGCCAATATTTAAAATAGGAATAGTGATTTTTCTTTTCATAAATAACTCATTAATACTGCTACCAGCACCACCAGAAATAACACCTTCTTCAATCGTAACAAAAAAATTATGAGATTTAGTTAAGTTCAAAATTAGATTAATGTCTAATGGTTTTACAAAACGCATATCTACCAAAGTTAAATCTAATTTTTTTGCAACTTGTTCAGCAGAAATATACAATGCTCCAAAATTTAAAATAGCAATTTTTTTCCCTAATCGTTTTAAAATACCTTTTCCAATTGGAATTGATCTCATAGATTTTAAAGCTACTCCAATACCATTACCTTTAGGATATCTTACTACACTAGGACCTTTTCGATAACAATATCCAGTATAAAGCATTTGTAAGCATTCATTTTCATTACTAGGAGTCATTATTATAATATTTGGAATACATCTAAGGTAAGCTAAATCAAATACTCCTTGATGTGTTTCACCATCTTGACCTACAATTCCTCCTCTATCAATTGCAAACAATACCGGTAATCTTTGAAGTGCTACATCATGTATTACTTGATCATAAGCTCTTTGAAGAAAAGTAGAATAAATAGATAAAACAGGTTTATATCCACTAACAGCCAATCCAGCAGAAAATGTTACAGCATGTTGTTCTGCTATTGCAACATCAAAATATTGATCTGGGAAGCATTTCGAAAAATTAACCATTCCTGAACCTTCCGTCATAGCAGGTGTAACACCTATTAACTTTTTATCTATTCTAGCTACAGTACATAACCAATTTCCAAATATTTCAGAATAGGTAGGAATATTTTTCTTTGTAATTAACATTTTTCCAGTAACAAGATTAAATCTAGGAACCGAATGCCATACGGTAGGATTTAATTCAGAAGGTAAATATCCTTTTCCTTTCTGAGTTATTATATGTAACAAATTAGCATATTTCTGAGTATTTAATCTACTGATAACATCAATTAATAAAAAAACATCATGTCCATCAACTGGGCCGAAATATTGAAATCCTAAACTATCAAAAAAAGCATTAGATACTTTTATATCCTCTAAATATTTTTTTTGATATTCAAAATCGTTATTAAAAAAGTCAGATTTAATACAAAAATTTTTCTTGTTCTTATATTTTTTAATCAAATTAGAATCTAATGAAATTTTGGAAAAAAATGCGTTTAAAGCACCAACATTTT encodes the following:
- the thiL gene encoding thiamine-phosphate kinase — its product is MNYNEFEIIQKYFSNTLKKVDKNVVQDIGDDCALITIPKNNILSISTDTLIEGVHFFKNTHPTHLGYKIVAVNLSDLAATGSQPKWITLSLTLPKINVSWIKYFSKSLFNTLNTYNMKLIGGNTTRGPLSITVNIYGFVPKNQALLRKGAKIGDLIYVTGTLGDSAAGLFLLKNKKKNIKKDFNYLIKKHLHPIPRIIHGQLLRNIASSAIDLSDGLLTDLKKILESSKCGAKIELEKLPISKILKTNFTQKQWLNFAMNSGEDYELCFTIPKQNVSLLNNTINHLGIPYNCIGKINHINNGYNIVYNGKKIQHSYKGYNHFC
- the ribD gene encoding bifunctional diaminohydroxyphosphoribosylaminopyrimidine deaminase/5-amino-6-(5-phosphoribosylamino)uracil reductase RibD produces the protein MENNNIKDIFYMEEAIKIAKKGILTTSPNPNVGCIIVKNNIIIGTGWHKKPGQPHAEIYALKKAGKQAKGSTAYITLEPCSHFGKTSPCCIELTNSGISRVVISSVDPNPKVSGKGIDWLKKNGIIVKIGVISNQSKNINKGFFQRMQTGIPWVQLKLASSTDGRTALKNGLSKWITSYESRQDVQNYRKKSDAIISSSKSIIEDDSLLTVRITQKNKFIKLNSNKQNQTKQPLRVIVDNKNRMNPLHRCIKEPGKILLIRSKPDNNNWPDNVEQIILNNNESKVNLIHLLKLLGKREINQVLIESGASLSGSFLKLNIVNELIIYISPKLLGHYAKPLFILENYKQLSLVPQFNFKKVIRIGQDIKLILAKK
- the nusB gene encoding transcription antitermination factor NusB, with amino-acid sequence MKPLARRKARECAVQALYSWQLSNNNINDIESQFYKKNNIQEIDKNYFHELIIEITNNQQYLDSLMTPYLSRTINELGQIEKAILRISFYELKKRHDIPYKVTINEGIELAKLFGAEESHKFINGVLDKAAANIRNHIN
- the dxs gene encoding 1-deoxy-D-xylulose-5-phosphate synthase, whose translation is MSFNYIKYPTLYLARSVKQLKLLPIEQLPQLCYELRKYLLETISQSSGHLSSNLGVVEITVALHYVLNTPFDNLIWDVGHQTYIHKILTGRRNDIINIRKKNGIHSFPCRKESEYDIFGVGHSSTSISAGVGMAIASKKENKGRKTVCIIGDGAITSGMAFEAINHAGCTKMRLLVILNYNNMSISKNVGALNAFFSKISLDSNLIKKYKNKKNFCIKSDFFNNDFEYQKKYLEDIKVSNAFFDSLGFQYFGPVDGHDVFLLIDVISRLNTQKYANLLHIITQKGKGYLPSELNPTVWHSVPRFNLVTGKMLITKKNIPTYSEIFGNWLCTVARIDKKLIGVTPAMTEGSGMVNFSKCFPDQYFDVAIAEQHAVTFSAGLAVSGYKPVLSIYSTFLQRAYDQVIHDVALQRLPVLFAIDRGGIVGQDGETHQGVFDLAYLRCIPNIIIMTPSNENECLQMLYTGYCYRKGPSVVRYPKGNGIGVALKSMRSIPIGKGILKRLGKKIAILNFGALYISAEQVAKKLDLTLVDMRFVKPLDINLILNLTKSHNFFVTIEEGVISGGAGSSINELFMKRKITIPILNIGIPDIFIPQGGQDEIRSEYKLDANGILEKILLWLDE